Proteins encoded in a region of the Orcinus orca chromosome X, mOrcOrc1.1, whole genome shotgun sequence genome:
- the SUV39H1 gene encoding histone-lysine N-methyltransferase SUV39H1, translating into MAENLKGCSVCCKSSWNQLQDLCRLAKLSCPALGISKRNLYDFEVEYLCDYKKIREQEYYLVKWRGYPDSESTWEPRQNLKCVRILKQFHKDLERELLRRHHRSKPPRHLDPSLANYLVQKAKQRRALRRWEQELNAKRSHLGRITVENEVDLDGPPRAFVYINEYRVGEGITLNQVAVGCECQDCLWAPAGGCCPGASLHKFAYNDQGQVRLRAGLPIYECNSRCRCGYDCPNRVVQKGIRYDLCIFRTDDGRGWGVRTLEKIRKNSFVMEYVGEIITSEEAERRGQIYDRQGATYLFDLDYVEDVYTVDAAYYGNISHFVNHSCDPNLQVYNVFIDNLDERLPRIAFFATRTIRAGEELTFDYNMQVDPVDMESTRMDSNFGLAGLPGSPKKRVRIECKCGTESCRKYLF; encoded by the exons ATGGCGGAAAATTTAAAAG GCTGCAGTGTGTGTTGCAAGTCTTCTTGGAATCAGCTACAGGACCTGTGCCGCCTGGCCAAACTCTCCTGCCCTGCCCTTGGCATCTCCAAGAGGAATCTCTATGACTTTGAAGTCGAGTACCTGTGCGATTACAAAAAGATCCGC gaacAGGAGTATTACCTGGTAAAATGGCGTGGGTACCCAGACTCAGAGAGCACCTGGGAGCCACGGCAGAATCTCAAGTGTGTGCGCATTCTCAAGCAGTTTCACAAGGACTTGGAAAGGGAGCTGCTCCGGCGGCACCACCGGTCAAAGCCACCCCGGCACCTGGACCCAAGCCTGGCCAACTACCTGGTGCAGAAGGCCAAGCAGAGGCGGGCGCTCCGGCGCTGGGAGCAGGAGCTCAACGCCAAGCGCAGCCACCTGGGACGCATCACCGTGGAGAACGAGGTGGACCTGGATGGCCCCCCACGGGCCTTCGTGTACATCAACGAGTACCGTGTCGGTGAGGGCATCACCCTCAACCAGGTGGCTGTGGGCTGCGAGTGCCAAGACTGTTTGTGGGCACCTGCTGGAGGCTGTTGCCCTGGGGCGTCGCTGCACAAGTTTGCCTACAATGACCAGGGCCAGGTGCGCCTGCGAGCCGGGCTGCCCATCTACGAGTGCAACTCCCGCTGCCGCTGTGGCTATGACTGCCCCAACCGCGTGGTACAGAAGGGCATCCGCTATGACCTTTGCATCTTCCGCACGGATGATGGACGTGGCTGGGGTGTCCGCACGCTGGAGAAGATCCGCAAGAACAGCTTCGTCATGGAGTACGTGGGAGAG ATCATTACCTCAGAGGAGGCAGAGCGGCGGGGCCAGATCTACGACCGCCAGGGCGCCACCTACCTCTTCGACCTGGACTACGTGGAGGATGTGTACACCGTGGACGCCGCCTATTACGGCAACATCTCCCATTTTGTCAACCACAGT TGTGACCCCAACCTCCAGGTGTACAACGTCTTCATAGACAACCTTGATGAGCGGCTGCCCCGCATTGCTTTCTTTGCCACAAGAACCATCCGGGCAGGCGAGGAGCTTACCTTCGATTACAACATGCAAG TGGACCCCGTGGACATGGAGAGCACCCGCATGGACTCCAACTTTGGCCTGGCCGGGCTCCCCGGCTCCCCCAAGAAGCGGGTCCGTATTGAATGCAAGTGTGGGACTGAATCCTGCCGCAAATACCTCTTCTAG